TGTAAGTTGAACGTATCAGTATTGGTATTGGTATCAGTAATACTGGCCCTGTAGTTACTTGGTATTGCACAGCACCAACAGCCAGTTTGACTGGTTATGCtgcagaccacacacacacaggcaggtaCTTTTTGCACATGGGCTTTCAgctatttcttttcattttgtagctgtttgttttttctatcaGCACACCTGGTGACGCAGAACCTAAAGTGGGAGGCAGCAAAGCGTCCCACTGTCCTTTTGAGCGGGTTATCAGTCACTGTGTGATGCACAGTGTTGCTCAGTCACCCCTCAAGTCCAGGACAGATCACACCAACTCTGAGGCACAGGCAGTTACACGCTCACCCCGCtctttaacaataataataataaagatagaGTAATGGCGATAaggagctctgaaacctgacctacatacaaacacataaactcAGTGAAGGTGACGATGTGTTAATCCACTCTCCCTCTCGCCGTGATTCACACACAGACCATGATGACGGTGACTGGAGGAGCGGAGACTTCTGACGTCAGACGAGGAGAATGACAAGCGCGTCCAATGAGGGGCCGAGGATGTGCAGCGCGAGGACGGAGCAGCCGACAGAAGGCTAATAACCATGCCAACGGAGGAATATAGCGCGCGCCGCTGACTGGGGGAGAAGCGCGCGCGAGAGACAGGGGGAAACCCCGAAAGAAGAAAATACTGAAAACACGTTCACGGGAAGTGGAGAATAAAGGAGGACGGAGAGAGATacgagaagaagaagcagaagcagaagacacgGAGCtggtaaatgtgtgtgtgtgtttgtgtgtgtgtggcgtggtcttcatccatcccactttctctctccctccctctcgctctctcccttCTCGCGCGTTGGCTCAGGGACTGCACTGCTGCAGCTGAATGAAACCGATGAAGGTATTTAAGCTTTTGTTCTGTCTTTGCTGAAGCGCACACACAGCCTGCCCTCAGTGCTGGAGGCTCGGCAGGGgcgttaaaacaaaaaacaaaacaaaacaaaaaaggctcGTGAGTGCTGTGTGCTGGGCTCCGGGGCGCACGAGCTCCCCGTTACCGCAGGGATGTGagccccccctcctcctcctcttttcagCTGCGGGGCTTTTGATGCTGGTgtaggtggtggtggtggtggggacgGTGGTGACCTTCCCTGGACGTTTCCAGTCATTGAcggtgtgtgcgcgtgcgtgtggGCGTGCGAGAGGAGGACTGAGATGAAGAatagaggagggggaggaggggtgAGTGGGGGCGTTGAGGTGGGAGGTGcgagaggaggggggggggcagaatttttttttttatgaatggaGCTCCACATCTCTCTTTGGCGCACGCAgctgcgagtgtgtgtgtgtgtcgctgtgtgtgcgcgcgcgcgctgGCTGCCCTGCTGCTGGGCTAAAATTAGCGTCAGCGGCCGCAAATATGTGGATCAGAATCCGAATTAAGCAGCTTCTAAATGAAAACTGCGGACGCACGCGCCCGTATCTGGGCTCGCGCTCACACACGCCACCGGTGAATAGGACGGCAGCCGTGCCCCAGGACGTCATGCACCATTTTTAGAGACGCTCTAAAAATAGACAGAGTCGGTGATGATTTTGGTTGTCCGGACTCTGTCAGGTAGGAGCGAGCCAGACTctcgttattattattactggtgttgttgttgttgacagtgttgtttatttggtGTATGTGTTGGTTTGCTTGAAGCCAAAATGGCAGGAATAGTACTGCCATTTATGAAAGACTTgtccttgtgtgtgtatgtgtgtgtgtgttcacacctGCTGATAATTACCTGTCAGCGTGGTGCACGAGCTGCTGATGACGTGCATGCTGGAGGGTAAAAGTGCGCGGTCGTTTTCACGAGTTTCTGAATGGATGAATAAAAAAagtctgatttttttatttggtcTTTTGTGAAACGGGATGGCTGAGAACACGTccctgctcctcctcttcctctgcctcctcctTGCTTTTCTCGTTTGTTTTGCCCTCCTCTCTCCGTCTCACGTCCTCTTCCACTCTTTTTGCTTTCGTCGTCCTCGCTTCCACTTTCTTCTGAAAACTTCTCCCATCGTGTTTTTAACTCATCTCTCTGTTTCCATCGTTCTGCTACGTCACATTCCTGCACACAAACGCCTCGCACCTCTGCTCCACCTCTTTCCTGACTCACCTCTTCCTttcttccctccctccttcctctcTCCAGCTATGATTCTCTCCCTGGCCGCGGTGGCAGCCATGAGTAGCGGCGGCGGTAGCAGCCTCAACTCCTCCTCTCCCCTCGACCCCTTTGACTCCTCCACCCCGTGGAACCTGGTTGAGGACCCCGCCAACTCTTCGTCGGAACCTGTAGTGCAAACTGTGACCCCTGACCTCCGGCCGGCCACCACCGCCGTCGCTCTTCAGGAAGTCAGCCCGTGGGACATTGCGCTTTGCGTGACAGGGACTCTCATTTCCTGCGAGAATGCCCTGGTGATCGCTGTGCTGTTCTACACACCGACGCTCCGCGCTCCCATGTTCATCTTGATTGGATCGCTGGCGGTGGCGGATCTCCTGGCCGGCCTGGGCCTCATCTTGAACTTTGTCTTCACCTATCTGATCGACAGCTCGGTGGAGTTCGTGACATTGCTGTCCGTTGGACTGTTGATCTCGGCCTTCTCAGCGTCTGTCTTCAACATCCTCGCCATCACGGTCGACCGGTACCTCTCGCTTTACAACGCCCTGACCTACCACACTGAACGGACAGTCACCTTCACCTACATCATGGTGGTCTTCATCTGGGTGTCGTGCCTCACGCTCGGCCTGTTGCCGGCGCTGGGCTGGAACTGTCTGAGAGACGAGAGCACGTGCAGCATCTGCCGACCGGTCACTAAAAACAACGCCGTGGCACTCGCCGTCACTTTCTTATTGGTCTTTGCCCTCATGATGCAGCTCTACCTTCAAATCTGCAAAATCGCCTTCCGCCATGCACAGCAGATCGCGGTGCAGCACCAGTTTGTGGCCATCTCCACCACCAAAGGTGTCTCCACACTGTCGGCCATCCTGTGTGCCTTCGGGGTGTGCTGGCTGCCGTTCGCCATGTACTCCATTGTGGCTGACTCCAGCTACCCCGTAATATACACCTACGCCACGGTCCTCCCAGCCACCTGCTGCTCTGTAATCAACCCCATCATCTATGCGTTCCGAAACCCAGACATCCAGAAGTCGCTATGGATGGCCTGCTGTGGGTGTGTCCCCTCCAACCTCTCCTTAAGACCCAGGACCTCCAGTGATGTGTAGCAGGGAAGGTTGGTGTCTCCTTAGTGTGATGCTTGAGGTCGAGTCAGGGTTGGAGGAACAAGAGGTGGCGAGGACGAAAGAGGAAAGAGATTTCCTCTGCTTCTCATATCGGGGCAGGCTGATGGCGAACACTCAGCTGGCCGCTGTAGATGTGGCACTGGTGGATGATGGAGAAGAGGATGATGCATggtcaaaaaaaggaaaaaaaagaaaaacgataTGAAAGTTTGTAGCCTTGAGAAAACCAAAATGATGGATGGAGATGGTGTCGAAACCAACTGCAAACGCCTGTTTAAGGTATCCTCATCATGGGTGTGGGAGCTGGGGTAGGAGGTGGGGGATGTGTCAGGTGACTTTTCCTCTGGCCTCTGTTAGGGTGCGAAAAGTGAGGCCTGCTTCTCAAGAGTAGCATATATGTGAAGCTGAGATTTAGGAAGAAATTTGCTAAATCTCTGTATGTCCTGAGGCTGGGCAGCACTGCATGGTTATGCAATCAGAAGGAGTGAAACAGTCTTAAAAtacttgtttgtgttttaactgatgtgTTTGAAATTAAGTGGCGTGTGGATAAAAATACAATGAGCTAAATATACACAAGGAACGACCTTGAAAATTCACAATGAGCTACCTTCTCCTGGTAATAAAACGAGAATATTTCCTCCCTGGAAACATTTTTGAACAATGTTTCCTTCAGCTGATGCAGATTAAGTAGCTGAGTCTTGCCCATTAAGccttttcccaatgccagcagCACAGCCTGTATTATTTGTTTTACCCATTTCGGTGCAAGTTtcaggaaagagagaaaaaaaagctaatcACACAACATCCCTCCTCAAACATTCAAATCCGAAATGAAATCTAATGTACCAGTCTCTGAATGCATAAACAAGCCCGGCTAGTTTGAAAAATCTAGAGAGGGATTTCCATATTTAGGCTGGCATGTGTTGTCCTTGGCGCGATGAAATGAAATCTGCTCCGCATTGGAGAAAAATGGGTTTCTCAGCCTGCCGCTGTGCCGTGACTGTGAAGCAGAGAGAGCTGAATTCAGCACCAAGGACAGCGCCACTGCAGAGCGCTGCTACCCTGGGAATGCTCTCTGCTGCGGGGAGGGAGAGCGCCGGAAAGTAGGCTACGCTGTTCTTTATGGGGAAATGGGAGACGGGCTTTAAAGGAGCATTCCAGCATGATTGGAGTTTCTTTTACCCCTTTTGTCCACCCCTGGATGGATAAAGGTATTTAAAAATTTGGTTTTGCTATAACTCTTCTGTTATGTGATTGCTTCAGTTTCAAAAAGACACGCAGAACAATGTTAGTAGTGCTAGTTAATCATTGTGGCACAAGAGAGCACAAGAGACATTTATGCTTAGTATCATTAGCTAACATCTGCAAACC
The sequence above is a segment of the Oreochromis aureus strain Israel breed Guangdong linkage group 3, ZZ_aureus, whole genome shotgun sequence genome. Coding sequences within it:
- the gpr185b gene encoding G-protein coupled receptor 12; its protein translation is LQEVSPWDIALCVTGTLISCENALVIAVLFYTPTLRAPMFILIGSLAVADLLAGLGLILNFVFTYLIDSSVEFVTLLSVGLLISAFSASVFNILAITVDRYLSLYNALTYHTERTVTFTYIMVVFIWVSCLTLGLLPALGWNCLRDESTCSICRPVTKNNAVALAVTFLLVFALMMQLYLQICKIAFRHAQQIAVQHQFVAISTTKGVSTLSAILCAFGVCWLPFAMYSIVADSSYPVIYTYATVLPATCCSVINPIIYAFRNPDIQKSLWMACCGCVPSNLSLRPRTSSDV